A DNA window from Amycolatopsis sp. DSM 110486 contains the following coding sequences:
- a CDS encoding glycosyltransferase 87 family protein, translated as MLKHLFDEAAARRGVVVALVAGAVVFVAGVLAVVCTLWPVDLEVYRLGAQALAHGRDLYGPLPPTRSGMTLPFIYPPFAAVLFLVPAAVPTPVAAVLMLAISLTALGATVYVVVRPRAETHTAVLAAVVVGAASLAFEPVRETLWFGQVNLVLMALVVIDCLGPKTRLPRGVLVGLAAAVKITPAGFLLFFLLRKDFRALTTALVTFVAAGAVGFVAAPQASAAYWLGGGLTGASGMSGSIFATNQTIQGAVHRFGLPATPTLVLVAAGTLAALLLAAAAMRRADEPVAFLLNAAAVLVCSPISWSHHWVWIVPATIVLAARATTGRAVAGLAAVIAIFIIAPHSLLPNNDFRELSWGPLDHVIGNSYLLLALGFLVWQFVTRHRRALTPPLLQ; from the coding sequence GTGCTGAAACACCTGTTTGACGAGGCGGCCGCTCGCCGGGGGGTCGTGGTGGCGTTGGTGGCGGGGGCGGTCGTCTTCGTGGCGGGCGTGCTCGCGGTCGTGTGCACGCTGTGGCCGGTGGACCTGGAGGTCTACCGGCTTGGCGCACAGGCGCTGGCGCACGGCCGCGACCTCTACGGCCCGCTGCCGCCGACGCGGTCGGGCATGACGTTGCCGTTCATCTACCCGCCGTTCGCCGCCGTCCTGTTCCTCGTGCCGGCCGCGGTGCCCACGCCGGTGGCCGCCGTCCTGATGCTGGCGATTTCGCTGACCGCACTGGGCGCGACGGTCTACGTCGTCGTGCGGCCGCGCGCCGAAACGCACACCGCGGTGCTGGCCGCGGTCGTGGTCGGGGCGGCGTCGCTGGCGTTCGAGCCGGTGCGCGAGACGCTGTGGTTCGGACAGGTCAACCTCGTGCTCATGGCGCTGGTCGTGATCGACTGCCTGGGGCCGAAAACCCGCCTGCCGCGGGGGGTGCTGGTGGGCCTGGCCGCGGCCGTGAAGATCACGCCCGCCGGATTTCTGCTGTTCTTCTTGCTGAGGAAGGACTTCCGCGCGCTCACCACTGCCCTCGTCACGTTCGTCGCCGCCGGCGCGGTCGGTTTCGTGGCGGCGCCCCAGGCTTCCGCGGCCTATTGGCTCGGCGGCGGGCTGACCGGTGCGTCGGGCATGAGCGGTTCGATCTTCGCCACCAACCAGACCATCCAGGGCGCCGTCCATCGCTTCGGTCTCCCCGCGACGCCCACGCTCGTCCTGGTCGCTGCGGGGACCCTGGCCGCTTTGCTCCTCGCTGCGGCGGCCATGCGCCGGGCCGACGAACCGGTCGCCTTCCTGCTCAACGCCGCGGCGGTCCTCGTGTGCTCACCCATCTCGTGGTCGCACCACTGGGTCTGGATCGTCCCCGCGACGATCGTGCTGGCCGCCCGCGCCACGACCGGCCGCGCGGTGGCCGGCCTGGCGGCCGTGATCGCGATCTTCATCATCGCGCCGCATTCGCTGTTGCCCAACAACGACTTCCGCGAGCTGTCCTGGGGGCCGCTGGACCACGTGATCGGCAATAGCTACCTGTTGCTGGCACTGGGTTTCCTCGTGTGGCAGTTCGTCACGCGTCACCGCCGGGCGCTCACCCCGCCGCTGCTGCAATAG
- a CDS encoding SDR family NAD(P)-dependent oxidoreductase: MRASKGRLIVTTSANGLVGAPYNDAYAASKFALEGAVESLAPVVARYGVRTTIVEPGPVATDVMAPRRFEKLRPHDAVENSPYPEPWDFLSRVIGNTGGVQAVEEVGPQILDLLGRDNPPLRFQTAQWARDFVAPKLSADLDGKKVYEASEVYIGLAG; encoded by the coding sequence CGACCAGCGCAAACGGGCTGGTCGGCGCGCCGTACAACGACGCGTACGCGGCTTCGAAGTTCGCGCTCGAAGGAGCTGTCGAGTCGCTCGCTCCGGTCGTCGCGCGCTACGGCGTGCGGACCACCATCGTGGAACCCGGGCCGGTGGCCACCGACGTGATGGCCCCGCGGCGCTTCGAGAAGCTGCGGCCCCACGACGCGGTGGAGAACAGCCCGTACCCCGAGCCGTGGGACTTCCTGTCCCGGGTCATCGGCAACACCGGCGGCGTGCAGGCGGTCGAGGAGGTCGGCCCGCAGATCCTCGACCTGCTCGGCCGGGACAACCCGCCGCTGCGGTTCCAGACCGCGCAGTGGGCCCGGGACTTCGTCGCGCCGAAGCTGTCCGCGGACCTCGACGGCAAGAAGGTCTACGAGGCTTCGGAGGTGTACATCGGCCTCGCCGGGTAG
- a CDS encoding DUF6130 family protein: MSACSKPTTPTAAAPSPPPQPAPAAAATSWSPAPVVPLASQPPPALVVDSPLPDQLAMGLVVIRYRAENLRIVPVYGPAALDVSPRIGHIHVTVDDAPWHWADASGEPLILQSLPPGPHKVWIGLADPTHKILDSKTVAFTVPPHAGGH; encoded by the coding sequence GTGAGTGCGTGTTCAAAGCCCACCACCCCGACCGCCGCTGCCCCGAGCCCACCACCCCAGCCGGCGCCCGCCGCGGCCGCGACCAGCTGGTCGCCGGCACCCGTGGTGCCGCTCGCCTCCCAGCCGCCGCCGGCGCTGGTCGTGGACAGTCCCCTGCCCGACCAGCTCGCCATGGGGCTGGTGGTGATCCGCTACCGCGCGGAGAATCTGCGGATCGTGCCCGTGTACGGACCCGCCGCGCTCGACGTGTCGCCGCGGATCGGCCACATCCACGTGACCGTGGACGACGCGCCGTGGCACTGGGCCGACGCGAGCGGCGAGCCGCTGATCCTCCAGAGCCTGCCGCCGGGGCCGCACAAGGTGTGGATCGGGCTGGCGGACCCGACGCACAAGATCCTCGACAGCAAGACGGTCGCCTTCACCGTCCCACCCCACGCCGGCGGCCACTAG
- a CDS encoding alpha/beta fold hydrolase, which translates to MIHKGLSAPSSTEEAGMLGTGKSVALPGGRVAYSERGSGPAVVFVHGLLVNANLWRKVVPAVADAGFRCLAPDWPLGAHRVPLAPDADLTPPGVARLIGEFLDALDLTDVTVVANDTGGALTQILMTENPGRIGRVVLTPCDAFEEFFPAPFDALPRLMRLSGAAWIGSRLLRLPIVQRQSSAFGALAKRGIPAEVLDSYLRPVYDSGEIRRDLRRFLLGVHPRYTLAAAEALPGFGKPVLLVRAADDRIFPASLFDRLAAVLPDARLVTVADSGAFVPEDQPDELARLIVEFAA; encoded by the coding sequence ATGATCCACAAAGGACTGTCGGCACCGTCGAGCACCGAGGAGGCCGGCATGCTCGGCACCGGCAAGAGCGTGGCCCTGCCCGGCGGGCGGGTCGCGTACTCCGAGCGTGGGTCGGGTCCGGCGGTGGTGTTCGTACACGGGCTGCTCGTCAACGCGAACCTGTGGCGCAAGGTCGTGCCGGCCGTCGCCGACGCGGGGTTTCGATGTCTCGCGCCGGATTGGCCGCTCGGTGCGCACCGCGTGCCCCTGGCGCCGGATGCGGACCTGACACCGCCCGGCGTCGCCCGCTTGATCGGGGAGTTCCTCGACGCGCTCGACCTCACTGACGTGACCGTGGTCGCCAACGACACCGGCGGGGCACTGACCCAGATCCTCATGACGGAAAACCCGGGTCGGATCGGCCGGGTCGTGCTCACGCCGTGTGACGCGTTCGAGGAGTTCTTCCCCGCACCGTTCGACGCGCTGCCGCGGCTGATGCGCCTGTCCGGTGCGGCCTGGATCGGCAGCCGGCTGTTGCGGCTGCCGATCGTGCAGCGGCAGTCGTCGGCGTTCGGCGCGTTGGCCAAGCGCGGGATCCCCGCCGAGGTGCTGGACTCCTACCTGCGTCCGGTCTACGACAGCGGCGAGATCCGCCGGGACCTGCGCCGGTTCCTCCTCGGCGTGCACCCCCGGTACACGCTGGCCGCCGCCGAGGCACTGCCCGGTTTCGGCAAGCCCGTGCTGCTGGTCCGCGCGGCCGACGACCGGATCTTCCCCGCTTCGCTCTTCGACCGTCTCGCGGCTGTCCTGCCCGACGCCCGGCTGGTCACGGTCGCCGATTCGGGCGCCTTCGTGCCGGAGGACCAGCCGGACGAGCTGGCGCGGCTGATCGTGGAGTTCGCCGCCTGA
- a CDS encoding amidohydrolase family protein, with protein MIVDAHVHLARLPTLKLGWDTWLSPASDRAEVESVYGPDGAIIPERIDALFAAGGVDRALLFTEHSPRVTGIQPAEDLLPVLEYNPTRFRLVANVNPHLHYPVATELRRQLDLGAVALKIHPVHGNFAPNDRELYPAYAECEQRGIPVITHTGPSSFPGASGRRGDPVLMDDVLRDFPDLTVVLAHGGRGWSYEVAGFMALARPNVWLDIAGLPPRKLPQYYDRFDLDRIAARWIFGTDWPASPGIGVNLKAVAGLGLEPSVLDAVLGGNAERVYRLA; from the coding sequence ATGATCGTCGACGCTCACGTGCACCTGGCGCGGCTCCCGACGTTGAAGCTCGGCTGGGACACCTGGCTCAGCCCGGCCTCCGACCGGGCGGAGGTGGAGTCCGTGTACGGGCCCGACGGCGCGATCATCCCGGAGCGGATCGACGCGCTGTTCGCCGCCGGCGGGGTGGATCGCGCGCTGCTGTTCACCGAGCACAGCCCCCGGGTCACGGGCATCCAGCCGGCCGAGGACCTGCTCCCGGTCCTCGAGTACAACCCGACGCGGTTCCGCCTGGTCGCCAACGTCAACCCGCACCTGCACTACCCGGTCGCGACCGAGCTGCGCCGGCAGCTGGACCTGGGCGCGGTCGCCCTGAAGATCCACCCGGTCCACGGGAACTTCGCGCCGAACGACCGGGAGCTCTACCCCGCGTACGCCGAGTGCGAGCAACGCGGGATCCCGGTGATCACGCACACCGGCCCCAGCTCGTTCCCCGGCGCGAGCGGCCGCCGCGGCGACCCGGTGCTGATGGACGACGTGCTGCGAGACTTCCCGGACCTCACCGTCGTGCTCGCGCACGGCGGCCGCGGCTGGAGCTACGAGGTCGCCGGCTTCATGGCGCTGGCCCGGCCGAACGTCTGGCTCGACATCGCCGGACTGCCGCCGCGCAAGCTGCCGCAGTACTACGACCGGTTCGACCTCGACCGCATCGCGGCGAGGTGGATCTTCGGCACGGACTGGCCCGCGTCGCCCGGCATCGGCGTCAACCTCAAGGCCGTGGCCGGCCTCGGGCTCGAGCCGAGCGTGCTCGATGCGGTGCTCGGCGGCAACGCCGAACGCGTCTACCGGCTGGCGTGA
- a CDS encoding cytochrome P450, with amino-acid sequence MTAVPQTCPFDLTGRSVHADADRLREEGPAVRVDLSGGITAWSVTRYDLVKSLAADDRVSRDARQHWPGLAEVAADWPLAPFLIAPTVLNAYGADHRRLRTIMAAAFGPQRSRPLEARLRERVEHLLAGLAAAGEVVDVRAQYAYVVACETLSDLFGVAPAAWAEMAAVIGRLLTPSEDREEAAAGVAEVMRFLGALLASKRDTPGDDLATTLVEAADLTEVERVLALAVTIAGGIPSTTGLITNAVFDLATHPDQRASVLNGQTPWPEALDETLRADAPVQHMPLRYAVEDIDLGEGVLIRRGEAILLGFGAAGRDPRRHGETPEAFDVHRPDKDHLAFGHGAHRCIAGALGLTEAAVAVSALFDRFPGLELAEPGETLEPLPTTVFSGKARLPVRLEP; translated from the coding sequence ATGACCGCAGTTCCGCAGACGTGTCCCTTCGACCTCACCGGGCGGTCCGTCCACGCGGACGCCGACCGGCTTCGGGAGGAAGGGCCGGCCGTGCGAGTGGACCTGTCCGGCGGGATCACCGCGTGGTCGGTCACCCGGTACGACCTCGTGAAGAGCCTGGCCGCCGACGACCGGGTGTCCCGCGACGCGCGGCAGCACTGGCCCGGACTCGCCGAGGTGGCTGCGGACTGGCCGCTGGCCCCGTTCCTGATCGCGCCGACCGTGCTCAACGCGTACGGCGCCGACCACCGGCGGCTGCGCACGATCATGGCGGCCGCGTTCGGGCCGCAGCGGTCGCGGCCGCTGGAGGCGCGCCTGCGTGAGCGCGTCGAGCACCTCCTCGCCGGGCTCGCGGCGGCCGGGGAGGTCGTCGATGTCCGGGCTCAATACGCGTACGTCGTCGCATGCGAGACGTTGAGTGATCTGTTCGGCGTCGCCCCCGCCGCGTGGGCCGAGATGGCCGCCGTCATCGGCCGGCTGCTGACACCGTCGGAAGACCGGGAGGAAGCGGCGGCCGGCGTGGCCGAAGTGATGCGGTTCCTGGGCGCACTGCTCGCGAGCAAACGCGACACTCCCGGCGACGACCTGGCCACCACCCTGGTCGAAGCGGCCGACCTCACCGAAGTGGAACGCGTCCTCGCCCTCGCCGTGACCATCGCCGGCGGTATCCCGTCGACGACCGGCCTGATCACCAACGCGGTCTTCGACCTCGCCACTCACCCGGACCAGCGAGCGTCGGTCCTCAACGGACAGACGCCGTGGCCGGAAGCCCTCGACGAGACGTTGCGCGCCGACGCTCCCGTGCAGCACATGCCGTTGCGCTACGCCGTCGAGGACATCGATCTCGGCGAAGGCGTCCTCATCCGACGCGGCGAGGCCATCCTCCTGGGCTTCGGCGCGGCCGGGCGCGACCCTCGCCGCCACGGCGAAACGCCCGAGGCCTTCGACGTCCACCGCCCGGACAAAGACCACCTCGCCTTCGGCCACGGCGCGCACCGCTGCATCGCCGGGGCGCTCGGCCTCACCGAGGCGGCGGTCGCCGTGTCCGCGCTCTTCGACCGCTTCCCCGGCCTCGAGCTCGCCGAGCCGGGGGAGACGCTGGAACCGTTGCCCACCACCGTGTTCTCCGGCAAGGCGCGGCTGCCGGTGCGGCTGGAACCCTGA
- a CDS encoding helix-turn-helix domain-containing protein translates to MGAPTATPSALEFEDWHDQVCRLVPLKAGCADDAAAFAGTVESTTLGSVLLTTVSASEGFVERTRRQIRSDDVAVYKFGLQVGGTCVLEQDGRQAFLKPGDLAIYDTSRPYRISLAEDFRMTVAIFSRELVQLPRADLAEATAVRFPGSTGMFSLVAPLLAGLGRDVGPATTFTANHLGDAVVDLTTAAFAQLMQRSVDGESSASQRALLAGATKFIDEHLHDPDLSTQLIADAHFVSTRHLQKVFESQGTSVAARIRTRRLERCRHDLTAPQQRHVPIAAIGRRWGFSDAAHFSRLFRSTYGRSPREYRRDSVLAE, encoded by the coding sequence ATGGGGGCTCCGACGGCAACGCCTTCGGCGCTCGAGTTCGAGGACTGGCACGACCAGGTCTGCCGGCTCGTGCCGCTGAAAGCCGGCTGCGCCGACGACGCCGCGGCCTTCGCCGGCACCGTCGAGTCGACGACGCTCGGCTCGGTGCTGCTCACGACCGTGTCCGCTTCAGAGGGGTTCGTCGAGCGCACGCGCCGGCAGATCCGGTCCGACGACGTCGCCGTGTACAAGTTCGGGCTGCAGGTCGGCGGGACGTGCGTGCTCGAACAGGACGGCCGCCAGGCCTTCCTGAAGCCGGGTGACCTGGCGATCTACGACACGTCGCGACCGTACCGGATCTCGCTCGCCGAGGACTTCCGGATGACGGTGGCGATCTTCTCGCGTGAGCTGGTGCAGCTCCCCCGGGCCGACCTGGCCGAGGCCACCGCGGTCCGGTTTCCCGGCAGCACGGGCATGTTCTCGCTCGTCGCGCCCCTGCTGGCGGGGCTGGGGCGGGACGTCGGCCCGGCGACGACGTTCACCGCGAACCACCTCGGCGACGCCGTCGTGGACCTGACGACCGCGGCCTTCGCCCAGCTGATGCAGCGTTCCGTCGACGGCGAGTCGTCCGCGTCCCAGCGCGCGCTGCTCGCCGGGGCCACGAAGTTCATCGACGAACACCTGCACGATCCGGACCTGTCCACCCAGCTGATCGCGGACGCGCATTTCGTGTCCACTCGCCACCTTCAGAAGGTGTTCGAGTCCCAAGGCACGTCGGTCGCCGCGCGGATCCGCACACGGCGGCTGGAACGCTGCCGACACGATCTCACCGCGCCCCAGCAACGGCACGTGCCGATCGCCGCCATCGGGCGGCGGTGGGGGTTCTCGGATGCCGCACACTTCTCCCGCTTGTTCCGCAGTACTTATGGCCGTTCTCCGCGCGAATACCGCCGCGACAGCGTGCTCGCCGAATAA
- a CDS encoding LysE family translocator, translating into MAIGGIFAFWGVSFLLVLTPGADWAYLINAGLRKRSIPLAVGGLLVGYLALTAVVAAGVAALVAGSPVVLTVLTAVGAVYLIWLGVSALVRPATPGSATDSEAGSWVRQVAKGAGISGLNPKALLLFLALLPQFTDPSVAWPVAGQILVLGLVHTLSCGLVYAGVGLGARVVLSTRPGWARGVSRFSGGAMIAIGTTLLVQQLAA; encoded by the coding sequence ATGGCGATCGGCGGCATCTTCGCGTTCTGGGGCGTGTCGTTCCTGCTGGTGCTCACACCCGGCGCGGACTGGGCCTACCTGATCAACGCGGGCTTGCGAAAACGCTCGATCCCGCTCGCGGTGGGCGGACTGCTCGTCGGCTACCTGGCCTTGACCGCGGTGGTCGCGGCGGGCGTCGCCGCGCTGGTGGCGGGCTCGCCTGTTGTGCTGACGGTGCTCACCGCCGTGGGCGCGGTGTACCTGATCTGGCTCGGTGTGTCGGCGCTGGTCCGCCCGGCCACGCCCGGGTCGGCGACGGACAGCGAGGCCGGTTCGTGGGTGCGGCAGGTCGCGAAAGGCGCGGGCATCAGCGGCCTGAACCCCAAGGCGCTGCTGCTTTTCCTCGCGCTGCTGCCGCAGTTCACCGACCCGTCGGTGGCATGGCCGGTGGCCGGGCAGATCCTCGTGCTCGGCCTGGTGCACACCCTCAGTTGCGGGCTCGTCTACGCCGGAGTCGGGCTGGGCGCCCGGGTGGTGCTGTCGACGCGGCCCGGCTGGGCCCGTGGTGTGTCCCGCTTCTCCGGCGGGGCCATGATCGCGATCGGCACGACGCTGCTGGTCCAGCAGCTCGCGGCGTGA
- a CDS encoding TetR/AcrR family transcriptional regulator, which yields MSAQRSALPDLADDSPDLWDAGFGKAARGLLTGGVRCFAAQGFHATTTRDITAAAGLSPAALYVHFSSKEEVLFEITRAGHKSSLDVLNRVPPDADPAAHLRALVAAFVSWHARHHVAARVSQYELGALTPAHYDVIVGLRRRSTSVFHDALTHGTTTGAFPDVDAHRVVRAILSLGVDLVRWYRLDGADSPEELGEYYADLALGMVSAAAARRSR from the coding sequence ATGAGCGCCCAGCGATCCGCGCTCCCCGACCTGGCGGACGACTCGCCCGACCTGTGGGACGCCGGCTTCGGCAAAGCCGCGCGCGGCCTGCTCACCGGTGGCGTGCGTTGCTTCGCCGCCCAGGGTTTCCACGCCACCACGACCAGGGACATCACCGCCGCGGCCGGCCTCTCGCCCGCCGCGCTGTACGTGCACTTCAGCTCCAAGGAGGAAGTGCTCTTCGAGATCACCCGCGCCGGGCACAAAAGTTCACTCGACGTGCTGAACCGCGTCCCGCCCGACGCCGACCCCGCCGCGCACCTGCGCGCCCTCGTCGCCGCCTTCGTCTCGTGGCACGCCCGCCACCACGTCGCCGCGCGCGTCAGCCAGTACGAACTGGGCGCCTTGACGCCCGCGCACTACGACGTGATCGTCGGCCTGCGCCGCCGGTCCACCTCGGTCTTCCACGACGCCCTCACCCACGGCACCACCACCGGCGCCTTCCCCGACGTCGACGCCCACCGGGTCGTGCGCGCGATCCTCTCGCTGGGCGTCGACCTGGTCCGGTGGTACCGGCTGGACGGAGCGGATTCGCCTGAGGAGCTGGGGGAGTACTACGCGGATCTGGCGCTGGGGATGGTGTCGGCGGCCGCTGCGCGCCGGAGCCGCTGA
- a CDS encoding LLM class flavin-dependent oxidoreductase, with protein sequence MDVSCAFPTALDSPDQIALAERLGYHRAWVYDTPQQSPDVWMTLALAADRTERIGLGPGVLVPSLRHPMVNAAATATLAALAPGRVAVAFGTGFSGRRAMGYGAVRWAFMESYLRAYRGLLRGETVEWEGARMRMLHPDGHAPARPVDVPILVGALGPKGNKVATELGDGLFATLQTPEFMKDHPWVAFLEWGTVLDEGEPTDSAHARSAAGPGWALSFHGAYEFGGPDAVRTLPGGAEWLEVVEKTPEEHRHLTIHSGHCVDLNEADGAAWQAGGNSTLREVTLSGTRDEVRRKVDDYASRGVTEIVFQPCGPDIQGELERFLDAAAG encoded by the coding sequence GTGGACGTGTCCTGCGCGTTCCCCACCGCCCTGGACTCTCCGGACCAAATCGCACTGGCCGAGCGACTCGGCTACCACCGGGCGTGGGTGTACGACACACCCCAGCAAAGCCCCGACGTGTGGATGACCCTCGCCCTCGCCGCCGACCGCACCGAGCGCATCGGCCTCGGCCCGGGCGTGCTCGTGCCCAGCCTGCGCCACCCCATGGTCAACGCCGCGGCCACGGCCACCCTCGCCGCGCTCGCCCCCGGCCGCGTGGCGGTCGCGTTCGGCACCGGCTTCTCCGGTCGTCGCGCGATGGGGTACGGCGCCGTGCGCTGGGCGTTCATGGAGTCCTACCTCCGCGCGTACCGCGGGCTGCTGCGCGGCGAAACCGTGGAGTGGGAAGGCGCGCGGATGCGAATGCTGCACCCCGACGGCCACGCTCCGGCGCGGCCCGTCGACGTGCCGATCCTCGTCGGCGCGCTCGGCCCCAAGGGCAACAAGGTCGCGACCGAGCTCGGCGACGGCCTGTTCGCCACGCTGCAGACGCCCGAGTTCATGAAGGACCACCCCTGGGTCGCGTTCCTCGAATGGGGCACGGTGCTCGACGAGGGTGAACCCACCGACTCCGCCCACGCACGCTCGGCCGCCGGCCCGGGCTGGGCGCTGTCCTTCCACGGCGCCTACGAGTTCGGCGGCCCCGACGCGGTGCGCACATTGCCCGGCGGGGCGGAATGGCTCGAGGTGGTGGAAAAAACACCGGAGGAACACCGGCACCTCACCATCCACTCAGGACACTGCGTCGACCTCAACGAAGCCGACGGCGCCGCCTGGCAGGCCGGCGGCAACTCCACGCTGCGCGAGGTGACGCTGAGCGGGACCCGCGACGAGGTCCGCCGCAAGGTCGACGACTACGCCTCGCGCGGCGTCACCGAGATCGTTTTCCAGCCATGCGGGCCCGATATCCAGGGCGAGCTCGAGCGTTTCCTCGACGCCGCCGCCGGCTGA
- a CDS encoding SMP-30/gluconolactonase/LRE family protein — translation MSRETTTVLEGLSYLECPRWHENRIWFADFYTYRVCSAAEDGTDLRTEAEVPHQPSGLGWLPDGRLLVVSMRDRLLLRREPDGTLVPHADLSGHVKGHPNDMVVDARGRAFVGEFGFDLMGGAPLESASLLRADPDGTVTTVARDLWFPNGSVLTDDGVLLVNETFGNRVTAFDVADDGSLANRRIWAQFGDLPTGADLPAAIAQLVVGPDGCCLDAEGALWIADAVGARVIRVREGGEITDEIPTGTGVFACMLGSADGRTLYLCTAPDFDENARKNAREGRLAAARVDVPHAGLP, via the coding sequence ATGAGCCGCGAAACGACTACCGTCCTAGAAGGACTGTCCTACCTGGAGTGCCCACGCTGGCACGAAAACCGCATCTGGTTCGCCGATTTCTACACCTACCGCGTGTGTTCGGCCGCCGAAGACGGCACCGACCTGCGCACAGAAGCCGAGGTTCCGCACCAGCCGTCGGGCCTCGGCTGGCTGCCCGACGGCCGGCTCCTGGTCGTGTCGATGCGCGACCGCCTGCTGCTGCGCCGCGAGCCGGACGGCACGCTCGTGCCCCACGCGGACCTCTCCGGCCACGTCAAGGGCCACCCCAACGACATGGTCGTCGACGCCCGCGGCCGCGCCTTCGTCGGCGAGTTCGGCTTCGACCTCATGGGCGGCGCGCCGCTCGAATCCGCGTCGCTGCTGCGCGCCGACCCGGACGGCACCGTCACCACCGTCGCGCGGGACCTGTGGTTCCCCAACGGAAGCGTGCTCACCGACGACGGCGTGCTCCTGGTCAACGAGACCTTCGGCAACCGCGTCACGGCGTTCGACGTCGCCGACGACGGGTCCTTGGCCAACCGGCGGATCTGGGCGCAGTTCGGTGACCTGCCGACCGGCGCGGATCTCCCGGCCGCGATCGCGCAGCTGGTCGTCGGCCCCGACGGCTGCTGCCTCGACGCCGAGGGCGCGCTCTGGATCGCCGACGCCGTGGGGGCCCGGGTGATCCGCGTGCGCGAGGGCGGCGAGATCACCGACGAGATCCCCACGGGCACCGGGGTGTTCGCCTGCATGCTCGGCAGCGCCGACGGCCGCACCCTCTACCTGTGCACCGCCCCCGACTTCGACGAGAACGCCCGCAAGAACGCCCGCGAAGGCCGCCTCGCCGCGGCCCGGGTGGACGTGCCCCACGCCGGGCTTCCCTGA
- a CDS encoding methyltransferase, with the protein MADRTSRSQPIKFCSRSDKSGLRVDGCLRAGSRPDDPGKRSSSACWSRRGDAGRPQPERIRSEKGQHAREHPVTHGRGLHDHARHGHRRLLTQITATFAELNIARHLAGAPRTAGYVAEQENADAAATYRLLRAGVTLGLVTHAAGEFVATPLLATLLPRAPNSLGHLARAWAAPGHWQPWGAFTEVVRTGSSRVESALGCSIFEYFTKNSEEGALFSKAVTDLSTPVIAEAVPVLDVSATKTVADLGGANGAFVLSLMVEHPHLLGSVVELPHAVPDARSEADVRGLADWFSALEGDFFEAVPAADLYLLKFILHDWSDEENVRLLRNCRESLTPGGRLAIVEIVLGEAADPGIGALMDLNMLTMLPGRERSLAEFDALLSEAGLRRTKLTHLQAPYAVIEAQAV; encoded by the coding sequence GTGGCCGACCGGACATCGCGTTCGCAGCCGATCAAGTTCTGTTCGCGATCGGACAAGTCCGGACTGCGTGTCGATGGTTGCCTTCGAGCCGGCAGCAGGCCGGACGATCCGGGGAAGCGTTCTTCGTCCGCCTGCTGGAGCCGGCGAGGCGACGCCGGCCGCCCCCAGCCCGAACGAATCCGATCCGAGAAGGGGCAGCATGCCCGCGAACACCCCGTCACCCACGGCCGAGGACTTCACGACCATGCTCGGCATGGTCACCGGAGGCTTCTTACCCAGATCACCGCGACGTTCGCCGAGCTGAACATCGCCCGGCACCTGGCGGGAGCACCGCGGACGGCCGGCTATGTCGCCGAGCAGGAGAACGCCGACGCGGCCGCCACCTACCGGCTCCTGCGGGCCGGCGTCACGCTCGGCCTGGTCACCCACGCCGCCGGCGAGTTCGTCGCGACGCCGCTGCTGGCGACCCTGCTGCCCCGCGCGCCGAACTCGCTGGGCCACCTCGCCCGCGCGTGGGCCGCGCCCGGGCACTGGCAGCCGTGGGGCGCGTTCACCGAGGTCGTGCGCACCGGATCGTCGCGGGTCGAGTCGGCCCTGGGGTGCAGCATCTTCGAGTACTTCACCAAGAACTCCGAGGAAGGCGCCCTGTTCTCGAAGGCGGTGACCGACCTGTCGACCCCGGTGATCGCCGAGGCCGTGCCGGTGCTCGACGTCAGCGCCACGAAGACCGTGGCCGACCTCGGCGGTGCGAACGGCGCGTTCGTGCTCTCCCTGATGGTGGAGCACCCGCACCTGCTCGGGTCCGTGGTGGAATTGCCACACGCGGTGCCGGACGCACGTTCGGAAGCGGACGTGCGTGGGCTGGCGGACTGGTTTTCCGCGCTGGAGGGCGACTTCTTCGAGGCAGTGCCGGCGGCCGACCTCTACCTGCTCAAGTTCATCCTCCACGACTGGAGCGACGAGGAGAACGTGCGGCTCCTGCGCAACTGCCGCGAGTCGCTCACGCCCGGCGGGCGCCTCGCGATCGTCGAGATCGTGCTGGGCGAGGCCGCCGACCCGGGCATCGGCGCGTTGATGGATCTGAACATGCTGACCATGCTGCCCGGCCGGGAACGGTCGCTGGCCGAGTTCGACGCGCTCCTGAGCGAGGCGGGGTTGCGCCGCACCAAGCTCACGCACCTGCAGGCGCCCTACGCGGTGATCGAAGCACAGGCGGTGTGA